From a single Gracilimonas sp. genomic region:
- a CDS encoding porin family protein, with amino-acid sequence MRRFIPLTILMAVIFSASSFAQLEIGASYELRDEDPKNGFGLRIQKGILEKLPVVNLALRVHGSYFSEENNVDPDNQTFSYSEDLTNYDVGVAAVGGVSVGLLEPYVGLGLGTENYEKAVKDYNGLPGNRPEEGDESNLYWNMFVGAKVTVIPILKPFVEYRYSNKELAEPTLADAQNGRIMFGVSLSF; translated from the coding sequence ATGAGACGTTTTATACCCCTTACAATTTTAATGGCTGTTATTTTTTCAGCAAGTAGTTTTGCCCAGCTTGAAATTGGAGCCTCCTACGAGCTGCGCGACGAAGACCCTAAAAACGGATTTGGACTCCGCATTCAGAAAGGAATCCTTGAGAAACTTCCAGTTGTAAATCTTGCATTGAGAGTACATGGCAGTTACTTCAGCGAAGAGAATAACGTAGACCCTGATAACCAAACTTTTTCATATTCCGAAGACCTTACCAACTATGATGTTGGTGTAGCTGCTGTGGGCGGAGTATCAGTCGGGCTGCTTGAGCCTTATGTAGGTTTAGGCCTCGGAACCGAGAATTACGAAAAAGCAGTGAAAGATTATAATGGCCTTCCCGGCAACCGCCCGGAAGAAGGAGATGAGAGTAACCTTTACTGGAATATGTTTGTAGGTGCTAAAGTGACGGTGATACCCATTTTAAAACCATTCGTTGAATATCGCTATTCCAATAAGGAGCTGGCTGAACCTACGCTGGCAGATGCACAAAACGGAAGAATTATGTTTGGTGTCTCTTTAAGTTTTTAA
- a CDS encoding response regulator, which yields MDKKQKKTVMIVEDDLILNLLYESYLEKLGYDAEGELVYGKTAIEVAQKIKPDLILMDISLEGEIDGITAMKEIRKFSDVPVIYITGNSDPHHVQRAKETKYLDYLVKPIEFNDLKESIERNYKKIHK from the coding sequence ATGGACAAGAAACAGAAAAAGACAGTAATGATCGTTGAAGACGACCTGATACTGAATCTTCTGTATGAAAGCTACCTGGAAAAACTAGGCTACGACGCTGAAGGGGAACTCGTTTATGGTAAAACAGCCATTGAAGTAGCACAGAAGATTAAACCAGACCTTATCTTAATGGACATCTCTCTTGAAGGAGAAATTGATGGGATCACAGCTATGAAGGAAATTCGCAAGTTTTCTGATGTACCTGTAATCTATATTACCGGAAACTCGGATCCACATCATGTTCAAAGGGCTAAAGAAACTAAATACCTCGATTATTTAGTTAAACCTATTGAATTTAATGATTTGAAAGAATCTATAGAGAGAAATTACAAGAAAATTCATAAATAG
- a CDS encoding M1 family metallopeptidase, whose protein sequence is MKSTLQGLLIITLVVFSACSPSKSTTQTSTPAVEDFKPERPIPYEIEEPWDFQQAIEDGFRSLDGTPGPNYFTNTYSYKIDTELVPADTMLYGEADISYSNNSPDTLNFLLFELAQNLHKEGVPRKEIVEITGGMNITRVAIAGEEIEGMKRSRPTYAIQGTNLIVYPNERIFPGQTMELEIDWNFKIPQAGASGRMGYSRNNLFFIAYWFPHIATYDDVHGWFGDDFTGNAEFYHDFGDYEINITAPEQWLVMSTGEFLNPDEVLAPPVLERYMQAQNSDEVTQVVAINDFGNTTVTGENGTLTWRFKAEKVRDVAFSATSQSQWDALRTQVGDVDGDGVVDYSLINAFWRESAPLWEDAADYTAHSISFLSDYTGIPYPWPHMTSVEGAGIIGGGMEFPMMTIIGSYNNPNPNVPLSQKQQALYNVTAHEIAHMWIPMIVSNNERRHAWMDEGATTFHEAYARWDKFPDSFSRLDEFSSYLPIAGSYLEGEIMRWSDYHYPGPAYGVASYPKPATVLIALQGVLGDDLFEEAWTTFMDRWAYKHPTPYDMFNTFEDISGRDLDWFWRSWYFETWTLDQAVEEVTQTNGQATITIEDLGKVVMPVDLTITFGDGSETTTRISVEDWMMGKRTSSVTIDIPSQVTKVEIDADHYYPDTNRNNNVWVR, encoded by the coding sequence ATGAAATCGACTCTGCAGGGACTACTGATAATCACATTAGTTGTTTTTTCAGCATGTTCACCTTCCAAAAGTACAACACAAACAAGTACTCCAGCTGTTGAAGATTTTAAGCCTGAACGACCTATTCCCTATGAAATTGAAGAACCGTGGGATTTTCAGCAGGCTATTGAAGATGGATTCAGGTCTTTAGATGGAACACCCGGACCCAACTATTTTACCAATACCTATTCCTATAAAATCGATACAGAATTAGTGCCGGCAGATACTATGCTTTATGGAGAAGCTGATATATCCTATAGCAACAATTCACCCGACACTTTGAATTTCCTTCTTTTTGAACTGGCTCAGAACCTCCACAAAGAAGGAGTACCACGAAAAGAAATTGTCGAGATTACCGGAGGTATGAATATTACTCGTGTTGCCATAGCGGGTGAAGAAATTGAAGGCATGAAAAGAAGCCGGCCTACTTATGCCATTCAAGGCACGAACCTGATTGTCTATCCGAATGAAAGAATTTTCCCTGGCCAAACAATGGAGCTGGAAATTGACTGGAACTTCAAGATTCCACAAGCCGGAGCTAGTGGAAGGATGGGTTACAGCCGTAATAACCTGTTCTTTATTGCCTATTGGTTTCCTCACATAGCTACCTACGATGACGTTCATGGATGGTTCGGTGATGACTTCACCGGAAACGCTGAATTCTATCATGATTTTGGGGATTATGAAATCAACATTACAGCTCCTGAACAATGGCTGGTTATGAGTACTGGTGAATTCCTGAATCCTGATGAGGTTCTGGCACCTCCTGTTTTAGAGCGATATATGCAGGCACAAAATTCTGACGAGGTAACCCAAGTAGTCGCTATTAATGATTTCGGCAACACAACAGTAACAGGTGAAAATGGCACTCTTACCTGGCGATTTAAAGCTGAAAAAGTCAGAGATGTAGCTTTCAGTGCTACATCTCAATCTCAATGGGATGCCCTCAGGACTCAGGTTGGAGATGTTGACGGAGATGGAGTGGTAGATTACTCACTAATAAATGCTTTCTGGAGAGAATCGGCTCCCCTTTGGGAAGATGCGGCGGATTATACAGCCCATTCAATCTCATTCTTATCTGATTACACTGGCATTCCCTACCCTTGGCCACACATGACATCCGTTGAGGGAGCAGGCATCATAGGAGGAGGAATGGAATTCCCGATGATGACCATAATTGGCAGCTACAACAACCCCAATCCAAATGTTCCTCTGTCGCAAAAGCAGCAAGCTTTATATAATGTAACTGCTCATGAAATCGCCCACATGTGGATTCCCATGATCGTAAGTAATAATGAACGCCGGCATGCCTGGATGGATGAGGGCGCAACAACTTTTCACGAAGCATATGCCCGGTGGGATAAGTTTCCGGATAGTTTTAGCCGGCTGGATGAATTCAGCAGTTATTTACCCATAGCAGGAAGTTACCTGGAAGGAGAAATAATGCGATGGTCTGACTATCACTATCCGGGGCCTGCCTATGGCGTTGCCTCGTATCCAAAACCGGCTACTGTATTGATCGCTTTGCAAGGCGTTTTAGGAGATGATTTGTTTGAAGAAGCATGGACTACATTCATGGATCGATGGGCCTACAAACATCCAACACCATACGATATGTTCAATACTTTTGAAGACATTTCAGGCCGAGATCTTGATTGGTTTTGGCGATCATGGTATTTCGAAACCTGGACCCTGGATCAGGCTGTTGAAGAAGTCACTCAAACAAATGGACAAGCCACCATTACCATAGAAGATTTAGGTAAAGTGGTAATGCCTGTCGATTTAACGATTACATTTGGTGACGGTTCGGAAACAACCACCCGGATTAGTGTGGAAGACTGGATGATGGGCAAACGCACGTCCTCTGTTACGATTGATATACCAAGTCAGGTTACCAAAGTCGAAATTGATGCAGATCATTATTACCCGGATACAAATCGTAATAATAACGTTTGGGTGCGGTAG
- a CDS encoding HAMP domain-containing sensor histidine kinase, whose amino-acid sequence MKILRNRAFRWILLMVGLSAIIALTGMNVLSLYDLRDRMVESEEERRVDQLDEINDTIRNQILEPLRGLYRIELEPIESSIQQTGQLPDNFQEVLTRSSKSPFFNDIYFTPENVDPCDSNSTIYEYDSQNNRITPTNDYPDLICDGVGLARTKTKIQLNDFNYRWNNNFEFDTHRSLNVGLINLSESRMIGYITLTLNEDYIVNQVLPPILTNYFGKSEETGIVVWVRDWTNNKVLATNDTTVEYDRDLRDHVMGFSGSGFFDNWSLNLAFLQSPVTNAYNETLVKNLIVLGVAVLFLLGALIFMFVTAQRERHLAQRQASFLANVTHELKTPLAVMQAAGENISDGRVTETKRLKQYGEHIYNESIRLRSMIEKLLDVARVDSGQNMIKAAPYSIHNLMNKFLNENREYMENKGFEVNFKSSSEEAMCMIDSDSFETIVNNLTENAIKYSKDDKFIEYQVSANKDYVFFSISDRGIGIPKKAQRSIFKKFYRVDDSDSMSTKIKGHGLGLSIVKNMVSLNGGSIEVKSSLGKGTTFIVRFPKLDKEYVSKEQLQNVQVGSSPTENLNKHTEYVG is encoded by the coding sequence ATGAAAATTTTACGAAACAGAGCTTTCCGCTGGATACTCCTGATGGTAGGTTTATCTGCTATTATTGCCCTTACAGGAATGAACGTACTCTCACTTTATGATCTCAGAGACCGTATGGTTGAAAGTGAGGAAGAGCGCAGAGTTGACCAGCTGGATGAAATCAACGACACGATTAGAAATCAAATCCTTGAACCATTACGCGGGTTGTATCGGATAGAACTGGAACCTATCGAAAGCTCCATTCAGCAAACCGGGCAATTACCCGATAATTTTCAGGAAGTGTTAACCCGCTCGTCGAAAAGTCCTTTTTTCAACGACATCTACTTCACCCCGGAAAATGTAGATCCATGCGACTCTAATAGTACTATTTATGAATATGATTCACAGAACAATAGAATTACACCAACGAATGATTATCCGGATTTAATTTGCGATGGGGTTGGATTAGCCCGTACCAAGACAAAGATCCAGCTTAATGATTTCAACTACCGATGGAATAACAATTTTGAATTTGATACTCACCGCAGCTTAAATGTTGGCCTTATCAATCTTTCTGAAAGCAGAATGATTGGTTATATCACCCTGACTTTAAATGAAGACTATATTGTAAACCAGGTTCTTCCTCCAATCCTCACTAACTATTTTGGTAAAAGTGAGGAAACTGGAATCGTAGTTTGGGTTCGGGACTGGACAAACAATAAAGTCCTTGCTACTAATGATACTACGGTTGAATACGACCGGGACTTACGAGACCATGTAATGGGATTCTCAGGTTCCGGCTTTTTTGATAACTGGTCTTTGAATCTAGCCTTCCTTCAATCTCCTGTCACCAACGCATATAACGAAACACTTGTCAAAAATCTGATTGTATTAGGCGTTGCTGTTCTTTTTCTGTTGGGAGCTTTGATATTTATGTTTGTAACAGCGCAGAGAGAACGACATCTGGCCCAGCGTCAGGCAAGCTTTCTTGCAAATGTTACCCACGAACTAAAAACACCGCTTGCAGTTATGCAGGCTGCTGGAGAAAACATTTCTGATGGGCGGGTGACAGAAACGAAGCGTCTCAAACAATATGGCGAGCATATATATAATGAGTCCATACGCCTGCGAAGCATGATTGAAAAACTGTTAGATGTTGCTCGTGTAGACTCCGGCCAAAATATGATTAAAGCTGCACCGTACAGCATTCATAACCTTATGAATAAGTTTCTCAATGAGAACCGGGAGTATATGGAAAACAAGGGGTTTGAGGTGAACTTCAAATCTTCCTCTGAAGAAGCAATGTGTATGATAGACAGTGACAGCTTTGAGACCATTGTGAATAACCTGACGGAAAATGCTATCAAGTATAGCAAGGATGACAAGTTTATTGAGTACCAGGTTTCAGCTAATAAGGATTATGTCTTTTTTAGTATTTCCGATCGTGGAATAGGCATTCCTAAAAAAGCTCAAAGAAGTATTTTTAAAAAATTCTATCGGGTTGATGACTCCGACTCCATGAGCACCAAGATTAAAGGACATGGGCTTGGATTAAGCATTGTGAAAAATATGGTCAGCCTAAACGGGGGAAGTATCGAAGTAAAAAGTAGTTTAGGGAAGGGCACAACATTTATCGTTAGATTTCCTAAATTAGATAAAGAATATGTTTCAAAAGAACAGCTACAGAATGTACAGGTTGGCTCTTCACCAACAGAAAATTTAAATAAGCACACGGAATATGTCGGATAA
- a CDS encoding response regulator transcription factor — MSDKRMKVLVVEDEPSLVFTLRDTLESEGYDVVVSEEGTQAIDMVKEHKPDIMILDIMLPGKSGYDIMEEIRSEKYTFPVIMLTAKDQEPDKVKGLNLGADDYLTKPFGVKELLARIEARLRRAGTYSTSGEVDILQLGPIKIDLHESVVHRPDGEEIELTSREVELIRYLLKSANEPVSRDELLEKVWRYEFSTNTRTVDVHISKLRAKIEMHPDDPRYLITLHGVGYMLRNG, encoded by the coding sequence ATGTCGGATAAACGTATGAAAGTGCTCGTTGTAGAAGACGAGCCAAGCCTTGTTTTTACCCTTCGGGATACACTTGAAAGTGAAGGATATGATGTCGTGGTAAGTGAAGAAGGTACTCAGGCTATTGACATGGTCAAAGAGCATAAACCAGATATTATGATTCTTGATATCATGCTTCCCGGTAAAAGTGGTTATGATATTATGGAAGAAATCCGTTCTGAGAAATACACCTTCCCTGTAATAATGCTGACTGCAAAAGATCAGGAACCCGACAAGGTAAAAGGATTAAATTTGGGCGCAGATGATTACCTGACAAAGCCTTTTGGTGTTAAAGAACTACTTGCCCGTATTGAAGCACGCTTACGTCGTGCCGGCACCTATTCTACTTCCGGTGAAGTTGACATCCTTCAGCTTGGCCCCATAAAAATAGACCTACATGAATCCGTGGTACACCGTCCTGATGGTGAAGAAATTGAACTCACATCCAGAGAAGTTGAATTGATACGGTACTTACTTAAAAGTGCAAACGAACCAGTATCACGAGATGAGCTACTTGAAAAAGTATGGCGTTATGAATTCAGCACCAATACCCGAACAGTAGACGTTCATATTTCTAAGCTACGGGCTAAGATAGAAATGCACCCTGACGACCCAAGATATCTTATTACCTTACACGGCGTCGGGTATATGCTCAGAAATGGATAA
- a CDS encoding NAD(P)H-dependent oxidoreductase has protein sequence MNLKIISSTDRPNSNALKVSRYVQSLYEEKEVEAEVISLEDFPLEEVVGGRYGKKLPAIEKFREPIINADGLVFVIPEYNGSFPGILKVFVDYLPFPKAFEKMPMAFIGEANGAFGGLRAVEQFQMVANYRNALQFPERVFIPRVKDEFVEGEGIKDSFKQNLLESQVENFVKFVDAVKQKEMDQLV, from the coding sequence ATGAATCTAAAAATTATCAGTAGTACCGATCGTCCGAATTCCAATGCACTTAAAGTTTCCCGATATGTTCAGTCGTTGTATGAGGAAAAGGAAGTGGAAGCTGAAGTTATCAGTTTGGAGGATTTTCCGTTAGAAGAAGTAGTTGGCGGCAGATATGGTAAAAAGCTTCCCGCTATAGAAAAATTTAGAGAGCCCATTATTAATGCAGATGGATTGGTATTTGTAATACCGGAATACAACGGAAGCTTTCCGGGAATTCTAAAAGTGTTTGTGGATTACCTTCCCTTTCCCAAAGCATTCGAAAAGATGCCAATGGCTTTTATCGGAGAAGCGAATGGTGCATTTGGTGGATTGCGTGCGGTAGAGCAATTTCAGATGGTTGCAAACTACAGAAACGCCCTTCAATTTCCGGAACGGGTTTTTATTCCCCGTGTAAAAGATGAATTTGTGGAAGGGGAAGGAATTAAAGATAGTTTCAAACAAAATCTTCTTGAATCACAAGTTGAAAACTTTGTCAAATTCGTTGATGCTGTAAAGCAAAAAGAAATGGATCAATTAGTCTGA
- a CDS encoding replication-associated recombination protein A, whose product MDLFEEKKSSSFQSNKDNPQYSEPLATRMRPQSLDEFAGQEHLVGEGKMLQRMIDTGIIGSLIFYGPPSSGKTTLAHVISREIKAQFEVINAVLDGIKELRNVVDKAEKLRKLNGRKTILFVDEIHRWNKAQQDALLPHLESGIITLVGATTENPFYSLVNPLLSRCQLFELHPLTTKDVRLMLNRALKDEERGLGDKEIKVTEDAFDHLAEMAGGDIRNALNALEVAVLSSTPDDEGKIHINLDVAKESIQRRNVRYDRTGDEHYHYASAFIKSMRGSDPDAALYWMNAMLEGGDDPNFIFRRMFIFASEDIGLAEPNAITIVNSCQEAFMKCGMPEGMYFLSHACLYLSQCPKSNSTKAIFEVNREISERGVKDVPPYLKDKTANKLGSQYLGVENASEDYKYPHSHPNNWVDQQYLPNELKDKKWYEAGNQGREALLWKKWQEIKNQGDD is encoded by the coding sequence ATGGATCTCTTCGAAGAAAAAAAATCAAGTTCCTTTCAATCCAATAAAGACAATCCGCAGTATAGCGAGCCATTAGCCACAAGAATGCGCCCACAGTCGCTGGATGAATTTGCGGGACAGGAGCATTTGGTTGGGGAAGGGAAAATGCTGCAGCGGATGATTGATACCGGCATTATTGGCTCACTCATTTTTTACGGTCCGCCCAGTTCCGGTAAGACTACCTTGGCTCATGTTATATCCAGAGAAATTAAAGCACAGTTTGAAGTCATAAATGCGGTTTTGGATGGTATTAAAGAACTACGAAATGTGGTTGATAAAGCCGAGAAACTGAGGAAGCTCAATGGACGGAAGACCATTCTTTTTGTAGATGAAATTCACCGATGGAACAAAGCCCAGCAAGATGCGCTGCTTCCTCATCTTGAATCTGGGATTATTACGTTAGTGGGTGCTACAACAGAAAATCCTTTTTATTCGCTGGTTAATCCTTTGCTTTCCAGGTGCCAGCTTTTTGAGTTGCACCCGCTCACAACAAAAGATGTTCGGCTTATGCTGAACCGTGCGCTTAAAGATGAAGAACGTGGACTCGGGGATAAAGAAATTAAGGTTACAGAAGATGCTTTTGATCACCTGGCAGAAATGGCCGGTGGCGATATCCGAAATGCGCTGAATGCGTTAGAAGTGGCCGTTCTGTCCAGTACCCCCGATGATGAAGGTAAAATTCACATAAACCTTGATGTGGCTAAAGAAAGCATCCAAAGACGTAATGTTCGTTACGACCGAACCGGAGACGAACATTACCATTATGCGTCTGCATTTATAAAATCAATGCGGGGTTCCGATCCGGATGCTGCTTTGTATTGGATGAACGCCATGCTTGAGGGAGGAGACGATCCTAATTTTATTTTCCGGCGCATGTTTATTTTTGCCAGTGAAGACATTGGTCTTGCCGAGCCTAATGCTATTACGATAGTGAATTCCTGCCAGGAAGCATTTATGAAATGCGGAATGCCTGAAGGAATGTATTTTCTTTCTCATGCTTGTCTTTATCTGAGTCAGTGTCCCAAGAGTAACAGTACAAAGGCTATTTTTGAAGTGAACCGGGAAATCAGTGAAAGAGGGGTGAAGGATGTCCCTCCTTATTTAAAGGATAAGACGGCCAATAAATTGGGGTCTCAATATCTCGGCGTGGAAAATGCTTCAGAGGATTATAAGTACCCACATAGCCATCCGAATAATTGGGTCGATCAGCAATACTTACCTAACGAGCTGAAAGATAAAAAGTGGTACGAAGCAGGAAATCAGGGAAGAGAAGCCTTATTGTGGAAGAAATGGCAGGAGATTAAAAATCAGGGTGACGATTAA
- a CDS encoding cryptochrome/photolyase family protein, producing MRRKFLSHIDSVIKPVDFDQHKTAVFILHDQLNLDVWPGWIREEKPLLIFIESAEKGNSLPYHKKKLIYLLSSMRHFALGCSEEGFPVYYHSTQKHYDDGLKEILSENEQLELIFMTPSEWNSRERLRNVKSEFNGLMKEIPNNFFLADAEEYKEKVSDGWVMEYFYREMRRKTGYLMKGNQPEGGEWNFDEENRQKLPKNHPVPEIAETEVDEITQEVINMVEAWFPDHFGKIENFTYAVTRRQALYRLNEFIEERLDEFGPYEDAMAQGKYDLFHSHLSLYLNNGLVLPVEVCDKAEEAYQKGNARLNSVEGFIRQIIGWREYVRVYYEAMMPEIREANHFNFTNKLPEMYWSGKTKMNCMSECLKPVIKDGYSHHIPRLMVLSNFSNLTETDPRELNRWFHLAYVDAYEWVVLPNVLGMSTFADGGVLASKPYVSSGNYINKMSDYCKHCEYKISKKTGGDACPFNYLYWNFIDKQRDTFTQNGRANFMVNMFDKRDEVDKKAIRESSDKFIEALDRA from the coding sequence ATGAGAAGAAAATTTTTATCGCATATCGATTCAGTAATAAAACCTGTTGATTTTGATCAGCACAAAACAGCCGTATTTATTCTCCATGATCAGTTGAACCTTGATGTCTGGCCTGGCTGGATTCGTGAGGAAAAGCCATTACTTATATTCATAGAATCTGCCGAGAAAGGAAATTCTCTTCCATATCATAAAAAAAAGCTGATCTACTTGTTAAGTAGTATGCGTCACTTTGCTTTGGGATGTTCCGAAGAAGGATTTCCCGTTTACTACCACTCTACTCAAAAACATTATGATGATGGGTTGAAAGAAATCTTATCAGAGAATGAACAGCTCGAACTAATCTTTATGACACCTTCCGAATGGAATTCGAGAGAGCGACTGCGAAATGTGAAGTCGGAGTTCAACGGCCTGATGAAAGAAATTCCGAACAACTTCTTTTTAGCTGATGCAGAAGAGTATAAAGAAAAAGTATCTGATGGGTGGGTGATGGAATATTTCTATCGGGAAATGAGGCGAAAGACCGGTTATCTGATGAAGGGTAATCAACCGGAAGGCGGGGAATGGAATTTTGATGAAGAGAATCGGCAGAAACTCCCGAAAAATCATCCAGTTCCTGAAATAGCGGAAACGGAAGTGGATGAAATTACTCAAGAAGTAATCAATATGGTGGAAGCCTGGTTTCCTGATCACTTTGGGAAGATCGAAAACTTCACCTATGCGGTAACAAGGCGACAAGCTCTATATCGGCTTAATGAATTTATAGAAGAGCGGTTGGATGAATTTGGTCCTTACGAAGATGCCATGGCTCAAGGTAAGTATGATTTGTTTCATTCCCACTTATCGCTGTATCTGAATAATGGATTGGTATTACCGGTTGAAGTTTGCGACAAGGCAGAGGAAGCCTATCAAAAAGGGAATGCCCGATTAAATTCGGTGGAAGGATTTATTCGTCAGATTATTGGCTGGCGGGAATATGTTCGGGTTTATTACGAAGCGATGATGCCGGAAATCCGTGAGGCGAATCACTTCAATTTCACAAATAAATTACCTGAAATGTACTGGTCAGGCAAGACCAAGATGAATTGCATGAGTGAATGTCTGAAGCCGGTTATTAAAGACGGATACTCGCATCACATTCCCAGACTTATGGTATTGAGCAATTTCAGCAACCTCACCGAAACAGATCCCCGGGAATTAAACAGATGGTTTCATCTTGCTTATGTGGATGCCTATGAATGGGTGGTTCTTCCAAATGTACTCGGGATGTCGACTTTTGCAGATGGTGGGGTTTTGGCATCTAAACCGTATGTGAGCAGTGGGAACTACATCAACAAAATGAGTGACTACTGTAAGCATTGTGAATATAAAATCAGTAAGAAAACCGGGGGAGATGCTTGTCCATTCAACTATTTATACTGGAATTTTATCGACAAGCAACGGGATACATTTACCCAAAACGGCCGGGCCAATTTTATGGTGAATATGTTTGACAAACGGGATGAAGTAGACAAGAAAGCTATTCGGGAAAGCTCTGATAAATTTATAGAAGCATTAGATCGAGCTTAA
- a CDS encoding BlaI/MecI/CopY family transcriptional regulator, with protein sequence MRKSLTPLGESEMEILHHVWEMGEATVAQVQEEILKERKVAYTTVMTIMKNLNDKGYLKYRKDGVTYVYSARKKPEEVQSSLVSGMIDKVFKGSTSALVQTLVKRENLSEEELKELRDMIDNMEDK encoded by the coding sequence ATGAGAAAATCATTGACACCCCTTGGAGAATCGGAAATGGAAATCCTGCATCATGTGTGGGAAATGGGGGAAGCAACCGTTGCTCAGGTGCAGGAAGAAATCCTGAAGGAACGAAAAGTGGCCTATACCACGGTCATGACCATCATGAAGAATTTAAACGACAAAGGATATTTAAAGTATCGCAAAGACGGCGTGACCTATGTTTACAGTGCACGCAAAAAACCGGAAGAGGTGCAATCCAGCCTGGTGTCCGGAATGATTGATAAAGTATTTAAAGGATCAACCTCTGCCTTGGTGCAAACGCTGGTTAAGAGAGAAAACCTTAGCGAAGAAGAGTTAAAAGAGCTTCGCGACATGATTGACAACATGGAGGATAAGTGA